A region of uncultured Desulfobacter sp. DNA encodes the following proteins:
- a CDS encoding succinate dehydrogenase cytochrome b subunit: MNWLVRTFSCSVAKKQFMAVTGLAFCGFLTTHLIGNLFVYGGKDAFNAYVEHLHALGVLVHIAEAGLIIFALIHIGMALILYFQNLAARPVKYKMKKNAGGRTLASATMPYTGLFILIFILVHLVSMKFADHSTLTTFDVTAGVLSQPAYLVFYVVSMLIVAFHVNHGFWSAFQTVGASHPKYMPIIRGFGILFSLIVGVGFGFIPIAINMVS, translated from the coding sequence ATGAACTGGCTGGTACGAACTTTTAGCTGCTCTGTTGCCAAAAAGCAGTTTATGGCAGTAACCGGTCTCGCTTTTTGCGGCTTTCTGACAACCCACCTTATTGGTAACCTGTTTGTTTATGGCGGAAAAGATGCTTTTAACGCTTATGTTGAGCATCTACATGCACTTGGCGTGCTTGTCCACATCGCTGAAGCAGGTTTGATAATTTTTGCCCTGATCCACATCGGAATGGCATTAATTCTCTATTTTCAAAATCTCGCAGCAAGACCTGTTAAATACAAAATGAAGAAAAATGCCGGCGGCCGTACTCTGGCATCGGCAACCATGCCCTACACGGGACTTTTTATATTGATTTTTATACTGGTCCATCTTGTTTCTATGAAATTTGCCGACCACTCCACCCTAACTACGTTTGATGTCACAGCCGGGGTTCTTTCCCAGCCTGCGTATCTTGTTTTCTACGTAGTTTCTATGTTGATCGTAGCATTTCATGTAAACCACGGTTTTTGGAGTGCTTTTCAGACCGTTGGTGCCAGCCATCCGAAGTATATGCCCATCATCAGAGGATTCGGCATACTCTTCAGCTTGATTGTCGGTGTTGGCTTCGGTTTTATTCCAATAGCAATTAATATGGTTTCATAG
- the cobT gene encoding nicotinate-nucleotide--dimethylbenzimidazole phosphoribosyltransferase yields the protein MSLFEQTLSIISPELNQNAFSKARQRLSEQAKPPGSLGIMEDIGARLAAIKGTIDVHLTHKWIITCAGDHGVVEEGVSAYPAEVTPQMVLNFAGGGASVNVIGKHAGARVKAADIGVNYDFDPGLDIFHKKVKYGTDNFTKGPAMTRKEAVKSIEAGIEIVNELHLQNPVDLLGTGDMGIGNTTPSAAIIAAFSGLPVESLTGRGTGVDDKGLGRKIAAIQKGLEINQPDPRDPLDVLAKVGGLEIGGLAGLVLGAAAKGIPVICDGLISTAGALIACELAPAARNYLFASHKSVEIGHKYMHDRLGLEPLIDLQFRLGEGTGAAVCMELLDLATRILADIKTFDEVGVSNRSCLDN from the coding sequence ATGTCTCTGTTTGAACAGACCCTTTCCATCATCAGCCCCGAACTTAACCAGAACGCTTTTTCAAAGGCCAGGCAACGCCTAAGTGAGCAGGCAAAACCCCCCGGCAGTCTCGGGATCATGGAAGATATCGGGGCCCGTCTGGCTGCCATCAAAGGGACCATTGACGTCCATTTAACCCATAAATGGATCATCACTTGTGCCGGTGACCATGGTGTTGTTGAAGAGGGGGTCAGTGCCTATCCCGCCGAAGTCACCCCCCAGATGGTACTCAATTTTGCCGGGGGCGGGGCATCGGTCAACGTCATCGGCAAACATGCCGGAGCCCGGGTGAAGGCCGCAGATATCGGTGTGAATTACGATTTTGACCCGGGACTTGATATTTTTCATAAAAAAGTAAAGTACGGCACCGATAATTTCACAAAGGGGCCTGCCATGACCCGGAAAGAGGCGGTGAAATCCATTGAAGCAGGCATTGAAATCGTCAATGAACTGCACCTCCAAAACCCTGTGGATCTTCTGGGCACAGGGGATATGGGCATTGGAAATACCACGCCCTCTGCAGCCATCATTGCGGCATTTTCAGGACTGCCCGTGGAGAGCCTGACCGGCAGGGGTACAGGGGTTGACGATAAAGGCCTGGGCAGAAAGATTGCTGCGATCCAAAAAGGGCTTGAGATAAACCAACCAGACCCCAGGGATCCTCTGGATGTGCTGGCGAAGGTCGGGGGGCTTGAAATCGGCGGTTTGGCAGGCCTGGTGCTCGGTGCTGCCGCCAAAGGCATTCCGGTGATCTGTGACGGTCTGATCTCTACGGCAGGCGCCCTGATCGCCTGCGAGTTGGCCCCGGCAGCCAGAAACTACCTGTTTGCCTCCCACAAATCCGTGGAAATCGGCCATAAATACATGCATGACCGATTGGGTCTGGAGCCTTTGATCGACCTGCAATTCCGTCTCGGGGAAGGCACGGGTGCTGCTGTATGCATGGAACTTCTGGATCTTGCCACCCGCATCCTTGCTGATATTAAGACCTTTGATGAAGTAGGGGTCTCCAATAGATCATGTTTGGACAACTGA
- a CDS encoding DEAD/DEAH box helicase — protein MKFDTYAISSTLKKNLSAQGFIRPTDIQYKAIPSILKGEDVLAIAQTGTGKTVAFAVPVIDIILNLKKTKKDSGIQSIVMVPTRELAVQIHEVFMALCHKTRVKPFAVFGGVEQDAQIKTLINGVDILIATPGRMFDLISQKAIDIRQVKVLILDEADQMLAKGFLDDIQCIKRMLKQRHQTLFFSATIDKNIKKLAYSQVSSAAVRIQISPDDPVSKNVSHYVLFVEMDDKRFFLRKFVRENPESKILVFVRTTVRAERVAKALERADISALTIYGKKDQDERLAVLTRFKQGDDKILIATDVSARGIDIPNVDYVINYDLPDQKEIYVHRVGRTGRGRSRGKAISFCSSQEKDLLKEIEGFIGKPIETVKVSRDEYAFTVEVTETSKDIREMILANEEWEKKKSRRKKK, from the coding sequence ATGAAATTTGACACCTATGCAATCAGCAGCACCCTGAAAAAAAATCTGAGCGCCCAAGGATTTATCAGGCCCACAGATATTCAATACAAGGCGATTCCCTCTATATTAAAGGGTGAAGACGTCCTGGCCATTGCCCAGACCGGAACCGGCAAAACCGTGGCCTTTGCAGTGCCGGTCATAGATATCATCCTGAACCTGAAAAAGACAAAAAAAGATTCGGGCATCCAAAGTATTGTCATGGTTCCCACCAGGGAGCTGGCTGTCCAGATTCATGAGGTCTTTATGGCGTTGTGTCATAAAACAAGGGTTAAGCCCTTTGCCGTTTTCGGGGGTGTGGAACAGGATGCTCAGATTAAAACACTCATCAATGGTGTTGATATTCTGATTGCCACACCGGGACGCATGTTTGACCTGATCAGCCAGAAAGCCATTGATATCCGCCAGGTGAAAGTTTTAATTCTTGATGAAGCTGATCAAATGCTGGCCAAAGGTTTTTTGGACGATATCCAGTGTATCAAGCGAATGTTGAAACAACGGCACCAGACCCTGTTTTTTTCTGCAACCATCGACAAGAACATTAAGAAGCTGGCCTACTCACAGGTAAGCTCCGCTGCCGTACGCATCCAGATATCGCCTGATGATCCGGTATCAAAAAATGTATCCCATTATGTGCTTTTTGTGGAGATGGACGATAAACGCTTTTTCCTTCGTAAATTCGTTCGGGAAAATCCGGAGAGCAAAATCCTGGTTTTTGTCAGGACAACCGTAAGGGCCGAGCGGGTGGCAAAAGCTTTGGAACGAGCGGATATTAGTGCTTTGACCATTTATGGCAAAAAAGACCAGGATGAGCGGCTGGCGGTTTTGACCCGGTTTAAACAGGGTGATGACAAAATACTGATTGCCACGGATGTTTCAGCCCGGGGCATTGATATCCCCAATGTGGACTATGTGATCAATTATGACCTCCCGGACCAGAAAGAAATTTATGTTCACAGGGTCGGAAGAACCGGTCGCGGCCGCTCCAGGGGGAAGGCCATATCATTTTGCAGCAGCCAGGAGAAGGATTTGTTAAAGGAGATTGAAGGCTTTATAGGCAAACCCATAGAAACCGTAAAAGTTTCCAGAGACGAATATGCCTTTACCGTTGAAGTCACAGAGACATCAAAAGATATCAGGGAGATGATCCTGGCCAATGAAGAGTGGGAAAAGAAAAAAAGCCGCAGGAAAAAAAAATAG
- a CDS encoding response regulator transcription factor produces MPEKKKILLVEDHPIFRLGLAELINQESDLAAYGSARDVEQAIDEINLINPDLIIVDLSLKQSDGLDLVKYVKQQHSNIPVLVLSMHDEYLYAPRALSAGAHGYIMKQEAVESVVKAIHFLLAGKIYLNEKVKEHILMSMSNPPKAREKSPIDRLTDRELQVFKLIGRGFSTREIAERLFLSIKTIGTYRERIKKKLNVKHASELVRCAVHFEKTGHIGIVE; encoded by the coding sequence ATGCCCGAGAAAAAAAAAATTTTACTGGTGGAAGACCACCCCATTTTCAGGCTGGGCCTGGCGGAGTTGATTAATCAGGAAAGCGATCTGGCCGCCTATGGCAGTGCCAGGGATGTTGAGCAGGCCATTGATGAAATCAATCTTATCAACCCGGACTTGATCATTGTGGATCTTTCCTTGAAACAGTCCGACGGCCTTGATCTGGTTAAATACGTAAAACAGCAGCACAGCAATATCCCGGTGCTGGTGCTTTCCATGCATGATGAGTATCTATATGCGCCCAGGGCCCTGTCTGCCGGGGCCCATGGCTACATCATGAAACAGGAGGCCGTAGAGTCCGTTGTCAAGGCCATCCACTTCCTGCTTGCCGGAAAAATTTATCTCAACGAAAAAGTCAAAGAACATATCCTGATGTCCATGTCCAATCCACCCAAGGCACGGGAAAAAAGTCCCATCGACCGTTTAACGGACCGGGAACTTCAGGTTTTCAAGCTGATCGGCAGAGGCTTTTCAACCAGGGAAATTGCCGAACGTCTGTTTTTAAGCATCAAAACCATTGGGACCTACAGAGAGCGGATTAAGAAAAAACTCAATGTCAAACATGCAAGTGAGCTGGTCCGCTGCGCTGTTCATTTTGAAAAAACAGGGCACATTGGTATTGTGGAGTAG
- a CDS encoding fumarate reductase/succinate dehydrogenase flavoprotein subunit, with product MQINSNVPSGPLETKWERYKFDLKRVNPANKRKFEIIVVGTGLAGGSAAATLADLGYHVKNFCIQDTPRRAHSIAAQGGINAAKNYPGDGDSVWNLFYDTIKGGDYRAREANVYRLAENANNIIDQCVATGVPFAREYGGLLANRSFGGSQVSRTFYARGQTGQQLLLGVYGQLSRQIGLGGVEMFARRDILDIVIIDGCARGVICRNLVTGEIESHSAHAVVLATGGYDNVYFLSTSGMHSNVSACWAAYKKGAAFANPCYTQIHPTCITVHGSYQSKLTLMSESLRNDGRVWAPIKKGDNRSPEQIPENERDYYLERKYPSFGNLVPRDVASRNAKLACDEGRGVGNTGLAVYLDFTEAIKRDGEPVIRAKYGNLFQMYHKITDEDPYKMPMKIYPAIHYVMGGTWVDYNLMTTRNGLFCLGGANFSDHGANRLGASALMQGLSDGYFVLPYTMGGYLATQSLVDVNTSHQAFKDAEKQLNERMNKLMSIKGKRTVDDIHKELGLIMWDYCGMARNDAGLKTAIEKIKALRAEFWENVDVTGSSKDFNQTLEKGYRLADYLEFGELLARDALMRTESCGGHFREESQTEENEAKRDDENFCHAAAWEYPGDVDKDPIRNTEPLVFENVKLTQRSYK from the coding sequence ATGCAAATTAATTCCAATGTTCCGTCGGGTCCTCTCGAGACCAAATGGGAAAGATATAAATTTGATTTAAAACGAGTCAATCCTGCAAATAAAAGAAAATTTGAAATCATAGTTGTGGGAACAGGCCTTGCCGGTGGTTCGGCAGCGGCAACTTTGGCCGATCTTGGGTATCATGTAAAAAATTTCTGCATCCAGGACACGCCGCGAAGAGCGCACAGTATTGCTGCCCAGGGCGGTATCAACGCAGCCAAAAACTATCCTGGTGACGGTGACAGTGTATGGAACCTTTTTTATGATACAATCAAGGGCGGCGACTACCGTGCAAGGGAAGCAAATGTTTACCGTCTTGCCGAAAATGCAAACAATATTATCGACCAGTGTGTTGCCACAGGCGTTCCCTTTGCAAGAGAATACGGCGGACTTCTGGCCAACCGTTCATTCGGTGGTTCCCAGGTTTCCCGTACATTCTACGCAAGAGGACAGACGGGCCAGCAGCTGCTTCTCGGTGTATACGGTCAGCTAAGCCGTCAGATCGGCCTTGGCGGTGTAGAGATGTTCGCAAGACGTGATATCCTTGACATCGTTATTATAGACGGTTGTGCCAGAGGCGTTATCTGCCGTAACCTGGTAACAGGTGAAATCGAAAGCCATTCAGCTCATGCCGTAGTACTGGCAACAGGCGGTTACGACAATGTATACTTCCTGTCCACTTCCGGTATGCACTCCAACGTTTCCGCATGCTGGGCCGCTTACAAAAAAGGCGCTGCATTTGCCAACCCCTGTTACACACAGATCCATCCCACATGTATTACCGTACATGGTTCCTATCAGTCCAAACTGACTCTGATGAGTGAGAGTCTTAGAAATGACGGTAGAGTCTGGGCTCCAATCAAAAAAGGCGATAACCGCAGCCCGGAGCAGATCCCTGAAAACGAAAGAGATTACTACCTGGAACGTAAATATCCAAGTTTCGGTAACCTTGTTCCCCGTGACGTTGCTTCACGTAATGCAAAACTTGCATGCGATGAAGGCAGAGGCGTAGGTAACACCGGTCTTGCCGTGTATCTGGATTTTACCGAAGCCATCAAACGTGACGGCGAACCCGTTATTAGAGCAAAATACGGTAACCTTTTCCAGATGTACCATAAGATTACGGATGAAGATCCGTATAAAATGCCCATGAAGATCTATCCCGCCATCCATTATGTAATGGGCGGCACCTGGGTCGATTACAACCTGATGACCACCCGTAACGGACTTTTCTGTCTGGGCGGTGCCAACTTCTCCGACCACGGCGCAAACCGTCTTGGTGCAAGTGCATTGATGCAGGGTCTTTCTGATGGTTACTTCGTTCTTCCGTACACCATGGGCGGATACCTGGCAACCCAGTCCCTGGTTGATGTAAACACGTCTCACCAGGCCTTTAAAGATGCAGAAAAACAGCTGAATGAAAGAATGAACAAGCTGATGAGCATCAAGGGTAAGAGAACTGTTGATGATATCCACAAAGAACTTGGTCTTATCATGTGGGATTACTGTGGCATGGCACGTAATGATGCGGGTCTGAAAACAGCTATCGAGAAAATTAAGGCACTTCGTGCAGAGTTCTGGGAAAATGTTGATGTCACAGGAAGCAGCAAAGACTTTAACCAGACTCTGGAAAAAGGCTACAGACTTGCTGATTACCTTGAATTCGGCGAACTTCTGGCCCGTGACGCGCTGATGCGTACAGAATCTTGTGGTGGCCATTTCAGGGAAGAGTCCCAGACAGAAGAAAACGAAGCCAAGAGAGACGATGAAAATTTCTGCCATGCAGCTGCCTGGGAATATCCGGGAGACGTTGATAAAGACCCGATCCGGAACACAGAGCCACTTGTTTTTGAGAATGTGAAATTAACGCAAAGGAGCTACAAGTGA
- a CDS encoding DUF2868 domain-containing protein, which translates to MTLPLKDIIDLNFFLGLDDEPENADTNTIASRDREIFRQLKNGDRLDDPGLIGQWLKYRRRLFFQETGNGGPGARPPGGLFDSFYTWASRWFLGCGLAAGAIGAYSFLAYHGSRPVNVTLFISVFILLPALLCLTAGFVGFRQFRSGHAGSGLTGVMHRVSMRLFIDKFRGRLQKWAVPVQKHFPKFSKDAGDLLRIDTRPFQSLLFWPVFIALSLGALGFSAGALGGTFFRITVTDMAFGWQSTLFTSGESVHRLVTWMAFPWSWAMPDIFVPSLVQIEGSRIVLKEGISGLASEHLAAWWPFLCMGLVVYTLIPRIVLVSLAYAARTSTLARFDLSQPGYQRLLMRMRTPRMGMEIKETGGSRAEFRAPLPRPEPEPMVEKDEKLVIFPQPEPIINPPEPKPDPKPEPTPDPKAAPEPKAAPAPQPPVIEDEPRIKKTKPRALVLGSALGFEENDMEQILAGLEQQFGIQVSGTVGIHFDFDEDQDQIAAQVEKLGQGPLIVLQEVWQPPIRGLLYYFVQIRQMLPESPLWIVMIQTMEVGEKNVAPSDVNFQVWKSAVNQLNDPLMIIERWVSP; encoded by the coding sequence ATGACGCTGCCTTTAAAAGACATTATTGATCTTAATTTTTTTCTGGGTCTGGATGACGAGCCGGAAAATGCTGATACCAACACCATTGCGTCCCGGGACAGAGAAATCTTCCGCCAGCTCAAAAACGGCGATCGCCTTGATGATCCAGGACTGATTGGACAGTGGTTGAAATACCGGCGCCGGCTGTTTTTCCAGGAGACCGGCAACGGCGGTCCCGGGGCCAGGCCACCCGGTGGGTTGTTTGACTCTTTTTACACCTGGGCTTCCCGGTGGTTTTTGGGTTGCGGCCTTGCTGCAGGCGCCATTGGCGCATATTCGTTTTTGGCCTACCATGGCAGCCGCCCTGTAAATGTGACCCTGTTTATATCTGTGTTTATTCTGCTGCCGGCTTTGCTTTGTCTGACTGCGGGGTTTGTGGGATTCCGCCAATTTCGGTCAGGCCATGCCGGATCGGGCTTGACTGGTGTGATGCACAGGGTGTCCATGCGCCTGTTCATTGACAAATTTAGGGGGCGGCTGCAAAAATGGGCTGTGCCTGTTCAAAAGCATTTCCCAAAATTTTCAAAGGATGCCGGGGATCTGCTTCGTATTGATACCCGGCCCTTTCAAAGCCTTTTGTTCTGGCCGGTATTCATCGCTCTTTCCCTGGGAGCTCTCGGATTTTCTGCAGGGGCGTTAGGGGGCACTTTTTTCAGGATTACGGTTACGGATATGGCCTTTGGCTGGCAGTCCACACTGTTTACTTCAGGTGAAAGCGTACACCGCCTGGTAACCTGGATGGCATTTCCCTGGTCCTGGGCCATGCCTGATATCTTCGTACCCTCCCTCGTTCAAATAGAAGGCAGCCGTATCGTGCTTAAGGAGGGTATTTCCGGACTGGCCAGCGAACATCTGGCGGCCTGGTGGCCCTTTCTGTGCATGGGACTGGTGGTGTATACTCTTATTCCACGAATTGTTCTGGTGAGCCTGGCATATGCTGCCAGAACCTCGACCCTTGCCCGGTTTGACCTTTCCCAGCCCGGGTACCAGCGCCTTCTCATGCGGATGCGTACGCCCCGCATGGGCATGGAGATTAAAGAAACCGGAGGATCCCGGGCGGAATTCAGAGCCCCCCTGCCAAGACCTGAACCCGAACCTATGGTTGAGAAAGATGAAAAACTTGTTATTTTTCCTCAACCTGAACCAATTATAAATCCGCCAGAGCCTAAGCCTGACCCAAAACCGGAGCCCACTCCTGACCCCAAAGCCGCACCGGAGCCCAAAGCTGCACCTGCACCCCAGCCCCCGGTAATAGAGGATGAACCCCGTATTAAGAAGACTAAACCCCGTGCCCTTGTGCTTGGGTCGGCCCTGGGGTTTGAAGAAAATGATATGGAACAGATTCTGGCTGGACTGGAACAGCAATTTGGGATCCAGGTTTCCGGAACAGTCGGCATTCATTTTGATTTCGATGAAGACCAGGACCAGATAGCCGCCCAGGTGGAAAAATTGGGTCAGGGGCCGCTCATTGTGCTCCAGGAAGTCTGGCAGCCGCCCATCAGGGGTTTGCTCTATTATTTTGTTCAAATTCGTCAAATGTTACCGGAATCGCCTCTGTGGATTGTAATGATCCAGACAATGGAAGTGGGGGAAAAAAATGTGGCTCCTTCCGATGTGAATTTTCAGGTTTGGAAGAGTGCTGTAAACCAGCTTAACGATCCTTTGATGATCATTGAAAGATGGGTGTCGCCATGA
- a CDS encoding succinate dehydrogenase/fumarate reductase iron-sulfur subunit: MEEKFINLTLKVWRQKQGEKKGKMETYQAKHISTDASFLEMLDIVNDDLTVAGIEPIAFDHDCREGICGMCGQVVNGYAHGEEKGTTLCQFHMRRFKDGDTVFIEPFRAKAFKVVKDLVVDRSAFDKIIQAGGYITAKAGGAPDANIFPVTYETCELSMNAAECIGCGACVAACPNSSAMLFVSAKISHLALLPQGRPEAAKRALAMVRTMDSCGFGNCSNERECEASCPKNISITNIARLNREFLKAGILSTAM, from the coding sequence ATGGAAGAAAAATTCATTAATCTAACACTTAAGGTGTGGCGCCAGAAACAAGGCGAGAAAAAAGGCAAAATGGAAACCTATCAAGCAAAACATATTTCCACGGATGCCTCCTTTCTGGAAATGCTTGATATCGTAAATGACGACCTCACCGTTGCCGGTATAGAACCCATTGCCTTTGACCATGACTGCCGCGAGGGTATCTGCGGAATGTGCGGTCAGGTTGTAAACGGATACGCTCACGGAGAAGAAAAAGGCACGACCCTTTGCCAGTTTCACATGAGGCGTTTCAAAGATGGCGACACAGTATTCATCGAACCCTTCAGAGCAAAAGCGTTCAAGGTTGTAAAAGACCTTGTTGTGGACAGAAGCGCCTTTGATAAGATCATCCAGGCCGGTGGTTACATCACTGCCAAAGCCGGTGGAGCTCCCGACGCAAATATCTTCCCGGTTACCTATGAAACTTGTGAGCTTTCCATGAATGCTGCAGAATGTATCGGTTGCGGAGCATGTGTTGCCGCCTGCCCGAACTCTTCTGCAATGCTTTTCGTCAGTGCCAAGATTTCCCATCTTGCTCTGCTTCCCCAGGGCAGACCTGAGGCAGCAAAACGCGCATTGGCTATGGTAAGAACCATGGACAGCTGCGGCTTTGGTAACTGCTCAAACGAAAGAGAGTGCGAAGCCTCATGTCCCAAAAACATTTCCATCACCAATATTGCCCGCCTGAACAGAGAGTTCCTGAAAGCAGGAATCCTTTCCACGGCTATGTAA
- a CDS encoding DUF3482 domain-containing protein yields MMEIPEFAVLGHPNEGKSSVVSTLTEDDRIQVSPVPGETRVSKSYSVTMDDRQVIRFVDTPGFQVPRQTLSWFRKNPGQDMVARFITEHEKDPFFADECELLTPVANGAGIIYVVDGSRPVREDDLAEMEILRLTGRPRMAVINAKSDTRDNTTAWKEEFRKFFNVVRVFNSNQADFYERIRLLESLKAIDQDIEPLMEGVINAFNMEWEKRNRMACAYIVHGMEQALTFSLSRRLKSGMDPVTLKEDLTREYQEKIRDIEQKMFGHIRSLFRHHLYDYPLPACSILRHDLFSDQTWEMLGLTRAQAATAGAVLGGTLGAVLDTAAAGLTFGIFTAIGSALGAGSALVGIRRLANASSGLGGDRVQVGPNENIQFLYILLDRALLYYTHMSRRAHGRRDVPQRESHLVSKGEKAGISTLLTQKQVRICLEFFKACRKKNSASGKNHSQSFSRLVASLLEDILKRRFNP; encoded by the coding sequence ATGATGGAAATTCCTGAATTTGCCGTTCTAGGGCACCCCAACGAGGGCAAGTCCTCGGTGGTGTCAACCCTGACCGAGGACGACCGTATCCAGGTCAGCCCCGTACCCGGTGAAACCAGGGTCTCCAAATCCTATTCCGTTACCATGGATGACAGGCAGGTTATCCGGTTTGTGGATACGCCTGGGTTTCAGGTACCCAGACAGACTCTGTCCTGGTTTAGGAAAAACCCCGGACAGGACATGGTGGCCCGGTTTATTACCGAACATGAAAAAGACCCGTTTTTTGCAGACGAGTGCGAACTGTTAACGCCGGTGGCCAATGGCGCAGGAATTATTTACGTGGTGGACGGCTCCCGGCCCGTAAGAGAAGACGATCTGGCCGAAATGGAGATCCTCAGACTGACCGGACGGCCCAGGATGGCCGTAATCAATGCAAAATCAGATACCCGGGACAATACAACCGCATGGAAGGAGGAGTTCCGCAAATTTTTTAACGTGGTGCGGGTTTTTAATTCCAACCAGGCTGATTTTTACGAGCGTATCCGGCTTCTGGAAAGCCTGAAAGCCATTGACCAGGACATTGAACCGCTCATGGAAGGCGTTATTAACGCTTTTAACATGGAGTGGGAAAAACGCAACCGCATGGCCTGTGCCTATATCGTCCATGGCATGGAACAGGCCCTGACCTTTTCTTTGTCCCGCAGGCTGAAATCCGGCATGGACCCCGTAACGCTCAAAGAAGATCTGACCCGGGAATACCAGGAGAAGATTCGGGATATTGAACAAAAAATGTTCGGGCATATCCGCTCATTGTTCCGCCATCATCTCTACGACTACCCTCTGCCGGCTTGTTCCATTTTGAGGCATGATCTGTTTTCCGACCAGACCTGGGAGATGCTGGGCCTGACCCGGGCCCAGGCGGCCACTGCCGGTGCAGTTCTGGGAGGAACCCTTGGAGCGGTGCTTGATACGGCGGCTGCTGGGTTGACCTTTGGGATTTTCACGGCCATTGGATCTGCCCTGGGTGCAGGCTCCGCCCTGGTGGGCATACGCCGTTTGGCCAATGCGTCATCAGGCCTCGGGGGAGACCGGGTTCAGGTGGGGCCCAATGAAAATATTCAGTTTTTGTATATTCTACTGGATCGTGCTCTGCTTTATTACACCCACATGAGTCGACGGGCCCATGGCCGGCGTGATGTTCCCCAAAGGGAATCCCATTTAGTTTCCAAGGGAGAAAAGGCGGGGATATCAACACTGTTGACACAAAAGCAGGTGAGGATTTGTCTGGAGTTCTTTAAAGCATGCCGGAAAAAGAATTCAGCGTCGGGCAAAAATCATTCACAGTCCTTTTCCAGGCTTGTGGCGTCCCTGCTGGAAGACATTCTGAAAAGGCGTTTTAATCCATGA
- a CDS encoding thioredoxin family protein, which yields MDDATKERIKAWTPFERPVVSIADTQHPEQKRFQAFARQWQEISDSVSWADSRQRADLPGFFLQDNILYSALPLERELPPFLKGLDSLAKPNPDERLQSMVDNIENPCRLTLYIALQCPHCPGMVERLIPLAGACEKIHLHIIDGSLFPEKSQEDKVMAAPCLILDEDDRWTGTVSEDEIVDMIVNKKNMDLDTKALKTILEDGRAEWIAERMIASDRLFKGFSGLLFHETWSVRLGAMVVVEALAEKAPGLCADLEKVLIEAFSAKNVPVQGDILYALGEIGTCDARDWIAAVQRTLSHEDLKDAADEAIQSIEDRLG from the coding sequence ATGGACGACGCCACAAAAGAAAGAATCAAGGCTTGGACACCTTTTGAACGTCCGGTTGTATCCATTGCAGATACACAACATCCCGAGCAAAAAAGATTCCAGGCGTTTGCCCGGCAATGGCAGGAGATATCGGATTCAGTGTCCTGGGCGGACAGCCGTCAACGCGCGGATCTGCCCGGCTTTTTTCTACAAGATAATATTCTGTATTCAGCCCTGCCTTTGGAACGAGAACTGCCGCCTTTTTTAAAGGGCCTGGATTCCCTTGCCAAGCCCAATCCTGATGAGAGGCTCCAAAGCATGGTGGATAATATCGAGAATCCCTGTCGGCTGACCCTATATATTGCCCTGCAATGCCCCCACTGTCCGGGGATGGTTGAACGGCTTATTCCCCTTGCAGGCGCCTGTGAAAAAATTCACCTTCACATCATCGACGGCTCCCTGTTTCCGGAAAAATCCCAGGAAGACAAGGTTATGGCAGCCCCCTGTCTGATTCTCGATGAAGATGACCGATGGACCGGGACGGTGTCGGAAGACGAAATTGTGGACATGATCGTCAATAAAAAAAATATGGATCTGGACACAAAGGCATTGAAAACCATCCTGGAAGATGGACGGGCAGAGTGGATTGCAGAACGGATGATCGCATCCGACCGCCTGTTCAAAGGATTTTCCGGACTTCTTTTTCACGAAACCTGGTCTGTGCGTTTAGGCGCCATGGTGGTGGTGGAAGCCCTCGCAGAAAAGGCTCCAGGCCTGTGCGCTGATCTTGAAAAAGTTTTAATCGAGGCATTCAGTGCCAAAAATGTTCCTGTCCAGGGTGATATCTTATACGCATTGGGAGAAATCGGCACCTGTGATGCCCGGGACTGGATTGCAGCTGTTCAGCGGACTTTGTCCCACGAAGACCTAAAGGATGCCGCGGATGAAGCCATTCAATCCATTGAAGACAGATTGGGTTGA